A part of Streptomyces sp. NBC_01451 genomic DNA contains:
- a CDS encoding transglutaminase TgpA family protein, which produces MSGRARLALCAWVATILTACALLPLVDSPVWLLQAAVLLGIQTIVGAGARRVPLAWPLTVAAQLLVTLVLLTLVFAREQAFFGLIPGPDTFQRFGTLLQTGTDDVGRYAIPAPLSDGIRLMLVGGALLIGLAVDTLAVTFRSAAPAGLPLLALYSVAAGLSDGSGGWVWFLLAAVGYLMLLLAEGRDRLSQWGRVFGGGPRAPGDQSAGGAVAPVRTGWRTGSVALVVALFVPLALPSLDGGLLSAAGNGVGSGSGGGGTISAVNPLVSLRDSLNVDEDRQVMSVRNSSEDTQDLYLRIVSLDSFDGTAWKPSQRHIEDVPKSFPNPLGLRADVRRTEITTTIAAADWYAQDWLPMPYPATGVKIDGSWRFEPVGRTLVGDHGQNTRGARYTVTSLDVQPTAEQLAEAPQPDPALVREFTQVPESLPAIVARTAREVTAGSANDYERAVKLQDYFAVSGGFRYDTQVQVGSGSNAIARFLRDKEGFCVHFSFAMASMARTLGIPARVAVGFAPGTPQPDGTVSVGLRDAHAWPELYFEGVGWTRFEPTPTRGSVPEYTQSQAPGGEVPNPDLPSQNASVAPSDSASASETCTAAQRRLDGGCASESAQAALGRNDDSGWWSVKGLAWTLGVLALLALLLLPMLWRLRIRAVRLGQHGRADADATVHALSAWQELADTAWDFGIGPEESQTPRKAAARIVRLGRLDPRAADAVHRVADAVEQVLYAPSPRPTAGLAEDVRRVTEALRTMAGRGTKLRAMFVPRSTVRVVWALSARWATLSARALAARPALRKPWGQHS; this is translated from the coding sequence ATGAGCGGGCGCGCACGACTGGCGCTGTGCGCCTGGGTGGCCACCATCCTGACGGCGTGCGCCCTGCTGCCGCTGGTCGACAGCCCGGTCTGGCTGCTCCAGGCGGCCGTCCTGCTGGGCATACAGACGATCGTCGGCGCGGGCGCCCGGCGGGTGCCGCTGGCCTGGCCGCTGACGGTGGCCGCACAGCTGCTCGTCACCCTCGTCCTGCTGACCCTGGTCTTCGCCCGGGAGCAGGCGTTCTTCGGTCTGATTCCCGGCCCCGACACCTTCCAGCGGTTCGGCACGCTGCTCCAGACCGGCACGGACGACGTGGGGCGGTACGCGATCCCGGCGCCGCTCTCCGACGGCATACGGCTGATGCTGGTCGGCGGCGCGCTGCTGATCGGGCTCGCGGTGGACACCCTCGCGGTGACGTTCCGCAGCGCGGCTCCGGCCGGTCTGCCGCTGCTCGCGCTGTACTCGGTCGCCGCCGGGCTCTCCGACGGCAGCGGCGGCTGGGTGTGGTTCCTGCTGGCCGCGGTGGGCTATCTGATGCTTCTCCTGGCCGAGGGCCGGGACCGGCTCTCCCAGTGGGGCCGGGTCTTCGGCGGCGGTCCGCGCGCCCCGGGCGACCAGTCGGCCGGCGGCGCGGTCGCCCCCGTACGCACGGGGTGGCGGACCGGCTCGGTCGCGCTGGTCGTGGCTCTGTTCGTACCGCTGGCGCTGCCCTCGCTCGACGGCGGGCTGTTGAGCGCCGCGGGCAACGGGGTCGGCTCGGGCAGCGGAGGCGGCGGCACGATCTCCGCCGTGAATCCGCTGGTGTCGCTGCGCGACAGTCTGAACGTGGACGAGGACCGCCAGGTCATGTCCGTGCGCAACAGCAGCGAGGACACCCAGGACCTGTATCTGCGGATCGTCTCGCTCGACTCCTTCGACGGCACCGCGTGGAAGCCGTCCCAACGGCACATCGAGGACGTACCGAAGTCGTTCCCGAACCCGCTGGGTCTGCGGGCTGACGTGCGGCGCACCGAGATCACGACCACCATCGCGGCGGCGGACTGGTACGCCCAGGACTGGCTGCCGATGCCGTACCCCGCGACCGGTGTGAAGATCGACGGCAGCTGGCGCTTCGAGCCGGTGGGCCGCACCCTCGTCGGTGACCACGGCCAGAACACGCGCGGCGCGCGGTACACGGTGACGAGCCTGGACGTGCAGCCGACCGCGGAGCAGCTGGCCGAGGCTCCGCAACCGGACCCGGCACTGGTGCGTGAGTTCACGCAGGTCCCGGAGTCGCTGCCGGCGATCGTGGCGCGCACCGCGCGGGAGGTCACCGCCGGTTCGGCCAACGACTACGAGCGGGCGGTCAAGCTCCAGGACTACTTCGCGGTGAGCGGCGGCTTCCGGTACGACACGCAGGTTCAGGTCGGCAGCGGTTCCAACGCGATCGCGCGGTTCCTGAGGGACAAGGAGGGCTTCTGCGTCCACTTCTCCTTCGCGATGGCCTCGATGGCCCGCACGCTGGGCATTCCGGCCCGGGTCGCGGTGGGCTTCGCGCCGGGCACCCCGCAGCCGGACGGCACGGTCTCGGTGGGGCTGCGTGACGCGCACGCCTGGCCGGAGCTGTACTTCGAGGGCGTCGGCTGGACCCGTTTCGAGCCGACCCCGACCCGTGGTTCGGTGCCCGAGTACACGCAGTCCCAGGCGCCGGGCGGCGAGGTCCCGAACCCGGACCTGCCGTCCCAGAACGCCTCCGTCGCGCCCTCCGACTCCGCTTCGGCGAGCGAGACCTGCACGGCGGCGCAGCGGCGGCTGGACGGCGGGTGCGCGAGCGAGTCCGCGCAGGCCGCGCTGGGCCGGAACGACGACAGCGGCTGGTGGTCGGTCAAGGGCCTGGCCTGGACGCTGGGCGTACTCGCCCTGCTGGCGCTCCTGCTGCTGCCGATGCTGTGGCGGCTGCGGATCCGGGCCGTACGGCTCGGGCAGCACGGCCGTGCGGACGCCGACGCGACAGTCCACGCGCTGTCTGCCTGGCAGGAACTGGCCGACACCGCCTGGGACTTCGGCATCGGTCCGGAGGAGTCCCAGACACCCCGCAAGGCGGCTGCCCGGATCGTGCGTCTCGGCCGTCTCGACCCGCGGGCGGCGGACGCCGTGCACCGGGTGGCGGACGCCGTGGAGCAGGTCCTGTACGCGCCCAGTCCGCGTCCGACGGCTGGGCTCGCGGAGGACGTGCGCCGGGTGACCGAGGCCCTGCGCACCATGGCGGGCCGAGGCACGAAGCTGCGTGCGATGTTCGTCCCGCGTTCGACCGTCCGTGTGGTGTGGGCGCTGTCGGCACGCTGGGCCACGCTCAGCGCGCGCGCTCTGGCGGCCCGGCCGGCCCTGCGCAAGCCGTGGGGCCAGCACAGCTGA
- a CDS encoding AAA family ATPase — MTTYDDRASLTDLTATAERVRSSVEGVIEGKPEVVRLSLTVLLAEGHLLIEDVPGVGKTMLAKTLAKSIDCSVRRIQFTPDLLPSDITGVSIWDQQRRDFEFKPGAIFAQIVIGDEINRASPKTQSALLESMEERQVTIDGQTYELPSPFMVVATQNPVEMEGTYPLPEAQRDRFMARVSIGYPSPEAELQMLDVHGGVSPLDDLQPVAHAHDIVKLVEAVRNVHVADSVRRYAVDLVGATRTHPDLRLGASPRATLHLLRAAKASAALSGREYALPDDIQALAVAVLSHRLLPTAQAQLNRRTSEQVVQEILQRTPVPATPQQQSGFGMGRSAPDFGQPPRRLG; from the coding sequence GTGACGACCTATGACGATCGAGCGAGCCTCACTGATCTGACCGCCACCGCGGAGCGAGTCCGCAGTTCGGTGGAGGGAGTGATCGAGGGCAAGCCTGAGGTCGTACGGCTTTCGCTGACCGTGCTGCTCGCCGAGGGGCATCTTCTGATCGAGGATGTTCCCGGCGTCGGCAAGACCATGCTGGCGAAGACGCTGGCCAAGTCCATCGACTGTTCCGTGCGGCGCATTCAGTTCACGCCGGACCTGCTGCCCTCGGACATCACGGGTGTGTCCATCTGGGACCAGCAGCGCCGCGACTTCGAGTTCAAACCGGGGGCGATCTTCGCGCAGATCGTGATCGGCGACGAGATCAACCGCGCGTCGCCGAAGACCCAGTCCGCGCTCCTGGAGTCCATGGAGGAGCGTCAGGTCACCATCGACGGGCAGACCTACGAACTGCCCAGCCCCTTCATGGTGGTGGCCACCCAGAACCCGGTCGAGATGGAGGGCACCTACCCGCTCCCCGAGGCCCAGCGCGACCGCTTCATGGCCCGTGTCTCCATCGGCTACCCGAGCCCGGAGGCCGAGCTGCAGATGCTGGACGTGCACGGCGGTGTCTCACCGCTGGACGACCTCCAGCCGGTGGCCCACGCGCACGACATCGTGAAACTCGTCGAGGCCGTCCGCAACGTCCACGTCGCGGACTCGGTCCGGCGGTACGCGGTGGACCTGGTCGGCGCCACGCGCACGCACCCCGACCTCAGACTCGGCGCCTCGCCGCGCGCCACGCTGCACCTGCTGCGCGCCGCGAAGGCGTCCGCCGCCCTGAGCGGCCGGGAGTACGCGCTGCCGGACGACATCCAGGCGCTCGCCGTGGCCGTCCTGTCCCACCGGCTGCTGCCCACCGCCCAGGCCCAGCTGAACCGCCGCACCTCCGAGCAGGTCGTCCAGGAGATCCTCCAGCGCACTCCGGTGCCCGCGACGCCCCAGCAGCAGAGCGGCTTCGGCATGGGCCGCTCCGCGCCCGACTTCGGCCAGCCGCCCCGGAGGCTTGGATGA
- a CDS encoding DUF58 domain-containing protein, whose amino-acid sequence MSAGAPGHPEDEQGDKGGVRTALAGLTTRGRSFLAAGVAAAICAYVLGQSDLLRVGLLLSALPLVCATVLYRTRYRVAGSRRLSPARVPAAAEARVHLRMDNVSRLPTGLLMLQDRVPYVLGPRPRFVLDRVEAGGRREVSYRVRSDLRGRYPLGPLQLRLTDPFGMCELTRSFSTYDTLTVIPRVDALPPVRLTGEAKGYGEGRNRSLALAGDDDVIPRGYRYGDDLRRVHWRSTARYGELMVRREEQPQRARCTVLLDTRGIAYLGAGPDSAFEWAVSGAASVLVHMLERGFSVRLLTDTGNSVPGEGAEGFAGASQGSADAAGLMMDTLAVIDHSDGTDISRAYDVLRGGGEGLLMAFFGDLDEEQAAVAAKMRRRSGGAVAFVLDSETWVREPHDVPGPEDPGEESLRMLREAGWTAVRVPRGAPLSELWRQADRERSGLGALSGGEGRS is encoded by the coding sequence ATGAGCGCAGGGGCGCCCGGACACCCGGAGGACGAGCAGGGCGACAAGGGCGGGGTGCGCACGGCGCTGGCCGGCCTCACCACCCGCGGGCGCTCCTTCCTGGCCGCCGGGGTCGCCGCAGCCATCTGCGCGTACGTCCTGGGGCAGAGCGATCTGCTCCGGGTGGGCCTGCTGCTCTCCGCACTGCCACTGGTCTGCGCGACCGTCCTGTACCGCACGCGCTACCGGGTGGCCGGCAGCCGCCGGCTCTCCCCCGCGCGCGTGCCCGCCGCCGCCGAGGCCCGCGTCCATCTCCGGATGGACAACGTCTCGCGGCTGCCCACGGGCCTGCTGATGCTCCAGGACCGGGTGCCCTACGTGCTCGGTCCGCGCCCCCGGTTCGTCCTGGACCGGGTGGAGGCGGGCGGGCGCCGCGAGGTGTCCTACCGTGTCCGCTCCGACCTGCGGGGCCGCTATCCGCTGGGCCCGCTCCAGCTGCGGCTGACCGACCCGTTCGGCATGTGCGAGCTCACCCGCTCCTTCTCGACGTACGACACCCTGACGGTGATCCCGCGCGTGGACGCGCTGCCGCCGGTGCGGCTGACCGGCGAGGCCAAGGGGTACGGCGAGGGACGGAACCGCTCGCTGGCGCTGGCCGGCGACGACGACGTGATCCCGCGCGGGTACCGCTACGGCGACGACCTGCGCCGCGTGCACTGGCGTTCCACCGCCCGCTACGGCGAGCTGATGGTCCGCCGCGAGGAACAGCCGCAGCGGGCCCGCTGCACGGTGCTCCTCGACACCCGGGGCATCGCCTACCTGGGCGCGGGCCCGGACTCCGCCTTCGAGTGGGCGGTGTCGGGCGCGGCGTCGGTCCTGGTCCACATGCTCGAACGGGGCTTCTCCGTACGGCTGCTGACGGACACGGGCAACTCCGTGCCCGGCGAGGGCGCCGAGGGTTTCGCGGGCGCCAGCCAGGGGTCGGCGGACGCGGCCGGACTGATGATGGACACGCTCGCGGTGATCGACCACTCGGACGGCACGGACATCTCCCGTGCGTACGACGTGCTTCGCGGCGGCGGCGAGGGGCTGCTGATGGCGTTCTTCGGCGACCTCGACGAGGAGCAGGCGGCGGTGGCCGCCAAGATGCGGCGGCGCAGCGGCGGGGCGGTCGCCTTCGTGCTGGACAGTGAGACCTGGGTGCGGGAACCCCACGATGTGCCGGGTCCCGAGGACCCGGGCGAGGAGTCGCTGCGCATGCTGCGCGAGGCGGGCTGGACGGCGGTGCGGGTGCCCCGAGGGGCCCCGCTGAGCGAGCTGTGGCGCCAGGCGGACCGGGAACGTTCCGGTCTCGGTGCCCTCAGCGGCGGGGAGGGACGGTCATGA